CGGCCGAAGGAGCCGTCCCATGCGCCGCAGCCCCACCGCCCCTTTTCTCTCCGCCGCCGCCCTGGCCGGTGTCCTGCTGGTCACCGTCGCTCCGGCCGCGTCGGCGGACCCGGCGGCGGAGGTCGGCCCGGGCAGCGTCTCCCCGGGCGGCAGCGTCACCGTCTCCGTCTCCTGCGACCCCCTCGACGGGATCGCCCCCGAGAGCATCGACGCCACCTCGCGGGCCTTCGACGAAGGCGCGGTCACGCTGACCAAGGTCCCCGGCGACGACGCGGCGGCAGCCGGTCCCGCCTACCGGGGCACCGCCCGCATCCCCTCCGCCGACGGCCTCGACGTCAGCCCGGAGGCGGTCGGCCCGGACTCCGCCTGGACCGTCGACGGCACCTGCCCGGCGCCGCCCGGCGGGCAGGGCAGGCCGTGGAGCGCCACCTTCGACGTCACCCACGGCGGCGCGGCCCAGCCGTGCGCCGAGGTCCCCGCCAGACCGGCCCAGCCCGTCCAGCCCGCCCAGCCCGGCCGGTCCTACGACACTCCCCGCGACCCTGCCTACGACACTCCCCGCGACCCTGCCCACGACACCTCCCACGACGCTCCCCGCGACGTCTCCTGCGCCCCCGCGACCGTCGAGCACGGCGTCCGGGCCGGCGAGGGAGGGGCCTTCACCGGCTCCGTCCCCGCACTCGTCGCCGGCGGTCTGCTGATCGCCGGCGCGGTCGCCGCGGCCGTGCACCGGCTGCGCCGTCGCAGCCCCGCGGCGGACGCCTGACCCCGCAGGGCGATCAGGGCCCGCTGGGCACCCACGGCCCGCTCATCCTCGTACGAGACACCCTGGGACCGACTGCGCGGAGGACCACATGCGGTGGACGGAACCGGAAGGCCACGGGCCCGTCCGCTACGGCCCTCCGGTGCCCTCGGACGGACTGCCCGTGCTGCCCGAACTCGCCGCCGTGCTCGCCGAGGCGGCCGGCCGGGGCGAGGGGGAGCCCGTGGGCGGCGGGCCCGAGCTGCTGGCGGCCGCGGCCGGCTACGGGGCGCGGCGCGGCGCCCCCGCCGAGGCCGGCCGGGTGGTGGCCGGTCCCGGCGCCCCCGCGCTGCTGCTCGCGCTGACCGCCGCGCTCGGCGGCGACGTCCTGGTGCCCCGGCCCTGCGCGGCCTGGTGGGCGCCGTACGCGCGCCTGTTGGGCAGACCCCTGTTCCATGTGGCGACGCCCGCCGAGTGCGGGGGCGTCCCGGACCCGTACGCCCTGCTGGAGACCGTGCGCCGGGTGCGGGCCGAGGGCGGCGACCCGCGGCTGCTGGTACTGTCCGTCGCCGACGACCCCACCGCCACCGTCGCCCCGCCCGAGGTGCTGCACGAGGCCGTGGAGGCCGCCGCCGCGGAGGGCCTGCACCTGGTCAGCGACGAGACCTGGCGCGACACCCTGCACGCCCCGCACCACACCATGCTGGTCAGTCCCGCCGAGATGCTGCCCGAGCGGGTCACCGTCGTCACCGACCTCGCCGGCGCCCTGCTGCCGTCGGGCTGGCCGGCCGCCGTCGCCCGCCTCCCCGCCGGCG
This window of the Streptomyces sp. NBC_01275 genome carries:
- a CDS encoding aminotransferase class I/II-fold pyridoxal phosphate-dependent enzyme, translated to MRWTEPEGHGPVRYGPPVPSDGLPVLPELAAVLAEAAGRGEGEPVGGGPELLAAAAGYGARRGAPAEAGRVVAGPGAPALLLALTAALGGDVLVPRPCAAWWAPYARLLGRPLFHVATPAECGGVPDPYALLETVRRVRAEGGDPRLLVLSVADDPTATVAPPEVLHEAVEAAAAEGLHLVSDETWRDTLHAPHHTMLVSPAEMLPERVTVVTDLAGALLPSGWPAAVARLPAGAAGDGLHARVLDVLTALDARVAAPVAAAAAHALTEPEPVTARVRAAVRLHARVAAAVHGAVVGAGAFARPPQAGRHVYADLGPLRQALAAHGVGDAQDLEDFLTARLGRPAPGGHRFGDDLGALRVRLSTGPLLGDTDAQRLECLTSPTPLELPHVQRALMLLRSVFDDLRDDAQRWEPPR